Proteins encoded by one window of Toxotes jaculatrix isolate fToxJac2 chromosome 22, fToxJac2.pri, whole genome shotgun sequence:
- the atp2b1a gene encoding plasma membrane calcium-transporting ATPase 1a isoform X2, translated as MANNSYSGVKNSMVEANHDGEFGCTLKELRSLMELRGAEALNKIGESYGDIQGLCSRLKTSPTDGLSGQPADIEKRKTAFGQNFIPPKKPKTFLQLVWEALQDVTLIILEVAAIVSLGLSFYKPPDAKRENCGKAAGGVEDENEAEAGWIEGAAILLSVICVVLVTAFNDWSKEKQFRGLQSRIEQEQKFTVVRGGQVIQIPVAEIVVGDIAQIKYGDLLPADGVLIQGNDLKIDESSLTGESDHVKKTQEKDPMLLSGTHVMEGSGKMVVTAVGVNSQTGIIFTLLGGGEDEDDDEEEKKKEKEEKKKQRKNKKQDGSVENRKKAKAQDGAAMEMQPLNSDEGADAEEKKKANLPKKEKSVLQGKLTKLAVQIGKAGLVMSAITVIILVVLFVVDTFWIQNLSWDKACTPIYIQFFVKFFIIGVTVLVVAVPEGLPLAVTISLAYSVKKMMKDNNLVRHLDACETMGNATAICSDKTGTLTMNRMTVVQAFIAEKHYKKVPEPENIPPSILDILILGIAVNCAYTTKIMPPEKEGGLPRQVGNKTECALLGFSADLKRDYQAIRNEIPEEKLYKVYTFNSVRKSMSTVLKMADGSYRMFSKGASEILLKKCYKILTANGEPKVFRPRDRDDMVKKVIEPMASEGLRTICLGYRDFPASEGEPDWDNENDILSGLTCICVVGIEDPVRPEVPDAIRKCQRAGITVRMVTGDNINTARAIASKCGILQPGDDFLCLEGKEFNRRIRNEKGEIEQERIDKIWPKLRVLARSSPTDKHTLVKGIIDSTVAEQRQVVAVTGDGTNDGPALKKADVGFAMGIAGTDVAKEASDIILTDDNFSSIVKAVMWGRNVYDSISKFLQFQLTVNVVAVIVAFTGACITQDSPLKAVQMLWVNLIMDTFASLALATEPPTEALLLRKPYGRNKPLISRTMMKNILGQGVYQLVIIFSLLFAGEKMFDIDSGRNAPLHAPPSEHYTIVFNTFVMMQLFNEINARKIHGERNVFDGIFNNLIFCSIVFGTFIIQIVIVQFGGKPFSCVALSIDQWLWCTFLGFGSLLWGQVISSIPTSRLKFLKTAGHGTQKEEIPDEELEELEDMDEIDHAERELRRGQILWFRGLNRIQTQIRVVNAFRSSISLYEGLEKPESRTSIHNFMTHPEFRIEDSEPHIPLIDDTDAEDDAPTKRNSASPRNTTPTPPSPSPATTAAPTTPVSPSPNQNNNAVESSNHLLPEGPKSGTPSAPGSPLHSLETSL; from the exons GTCTAAGTGGACAGCCTGCAGACATTGAGAAGCGGAAAACAGCGTTTGGGCAAAATTTTATACCACCCAAAAAGCCCAAAACTTTCTTACAGTTAGTGTGGGAGGCGCTACAGGATGTCACACTGATTATCCTAGAAGTGGCAGCCATAGTTTCACTAGGCCTTTCTTTTTATAAACCTCCAGATGCCAAAAGAGAGA ACTGTGGAAAGGCTGCTGGGGGTGTGGAGGATGAGAATGAGGCAGAGGCGGGCTGGATCGAGGGAGCCGCAATTCTTCTGTCAGTTATCTGTGTGGTGCTGGTGACAGCGTTCAATGACTGGAGTAAAGAGAAGCAATTTAGGGGCCTCCAGAGCCGCATTGAGCAGGAACAGAAATTTACTGTCGTCCGTGGAGGACAAGTCATCCAAATTCCTGTGGCTGAGATCGTGGTCGGCGACAttgcacaaataaaatatg gtgaccTTTTGCCTGCCGACGGGGTCCTCATCCAAGGCAACGATCTGAAGATTGATGAGAGCTCACTTACAGGGGAGTCGGACCATGTCAAGAAAACGCAAGAAAAAGATCCAATGCTGTTATCAG GCACCCATGTAATGGAAGGCTCAGGGAAAATGGTGGTCACTGCTGTGGGTGTCAACTCTCAAACTGGAATTATCTTCACTTTACTCGGGGGCGGCGAGGATGAAGACGAcgatgaggaggaaaagaaaaaggaaaaggaggagaagaagaaacagagaaaaa ACAAAAAGCAGGATGGATCTGTGGAAAATCGTAAGAAAG CTAAAGCACAGGATGGTGCTGCAATGGAAATGCAGCCTCTGAACAGTGATGAGGGAGCtgatgcagaggagaagaagaaagccaACCTGCCAAAGAAAGAGAAGTCTGTTCTCCAGGGCAAGCTGACCAAACTCGCTGTACAGATTGGCAAAGCAG GACTGGTTATGTCAGCCATCACTGTCATTATCCTGGTGGTGCTGTTTGTAGTAGACACCTTCTGGATCCAGAATCTGTCCTGGGACAAGGCCTGCACACCTATCTACATTCAGTTCTTTGTGAAATTCTTCATCATTGGCGTCACTGTTCTGGTGGTGGCTGTTCCTGAAGGCCTGCCGCTTGCTGTAACAATCTCCCTGGCATATTCTGTTAAG aaaatgatgaaagaCAACAACCTGGTGCGTCACTTGGACGCCTGTGAGACCATGGGCAATGCTACCGCCATCTGCTCTGACAAGACCGGTACCCTCACAATGAACCGCATGACCGTGGTGCAGGCCTTCATCGCTGAAAAGCACTACAAGAAAGTCCCTGAACCAGAGAACATCCCCCCCTCCATTTTAGACATCCTGATTCTGGGCATTGCAGTCAACTGCGCCTACACCACCAAGATCATG CCTCCAGAGAAAGAAGGGGGCCTGCCTCGGCAAGTGGGTAACAAGACCGAATGTGCCTTGCTTGGCTTTTCTGCTGACCTGAAGCGTGACTACCAAGCTATCCGCAACGAGATCCCCgaagaaaaactgtacaaaGTCTACACCTTCAACTCAGTCCGCAAGTCTATGAGCACTGTGTTGAAGATGGCTGATGGCAGCTACCGTATGTTCAGCAAAGGAGCCTCAGAAATTCTCttaaaaaa GTGCTATAAAATCCTGACAGCAAATGGTGAGCCCAAGGTGTTTCGCCCACGGGACAGAGATGACATGGTTAAGAAAGTGATTGAGCCCATGGCCTCAGAGGGCCTGAGGACCATCTGCCTTGGATACAGAGATTTCCCTGCCTCTGAGGGTGAGCCTGACTGGGACAATGAAAATGACATCCTCAGTGGATTGACCTGCATCTGCGTGGTGGGCATTGAagaccctgtgagacctgag GTCCCAGATGCTATCAGGAAATGCCAGCGCGCTGGCATCACAGTGCGAATGGTGACTGGGGACAATATCAACACAGCTCGAGCCATCGCCAGCAAATGTGGCATCCTGCAGCCTGGAGATGACTTCCTCTGCCTGGAGGGCAAAGAGTTCAACCGAAGGATACGCAATGAAAAAGGAGAG ATTGAACAAGAACGCATTGACAAGATCTGGCCCAAACTACGAGTACTGGCTCGCTCGTCacccacagacaaacacaccctAGTGAAAG GTATTATTGACAGCACAGTGGCAGAACAGAGACAAGTAGTGGCAGTGACAGGAGATGGTACAAATGATGGTCCTGCCTTGAAGAAAGCTGATGTTGGCTTTGCCATG GGTATTGCTGGCACAGACGTAGCCAAGGAGGCATCTGACATCATTCTGACTGACGACAACTTTTCTAGCATCGTCAAAGCCGTCATGTGGGGACGCAACGTCTACGACAGCATCTCCAAGTTCCTCCAGTTTCAGCTAACTGTCAACGTGGTGGCTGTCATTGTAGCATTTACAGGAGCCTGCATCACACAG GACTCTCCACTGAAAGCGGTACAGATGTTATGGGTCAACCTGATCATGGACACCTTTGCATCACTAGCTCTGGCCACAGAGCCCCCCACAGAAGCCCTGCTGCTAAGGAAGCCATATGGCCGCAACAAGCCTCTCATTTCCCGTACTATGATGAAGAACATACTTGGGCAGGGAGTGTACCAGCTAGTCATtatattttctctgctttttgctG GtgagaaaatgtttgacatCGACAGTGGCAGGAACGCACCTCTCCATGCCCCGCCTTCTGAACACTACACCATTGTCTTCAATACCTTTGTCATGATGCAGCTTTTCAACGAGATCAATGCTCGTAAGATCCACGGTGAAAGGAACGTCTTCGATGGCATCTTCAACAACCTTATCTTCTGTAGTATTGTCTTTGGTACCTTCATTATCCAG ATTGTCATTGTGCAGTTTGGCGGGAAGCCATTCAGCTGTGTGGCTCTGTCCATCGACCAGTGGCTGTGGTGCACTTTCTTAGGCTTTGGCTCTCTACTATGGGGACAG GTAATCTCTTCGATACCCACCAGCCGCTTAAAATTCTTGAAAACAGCGGGCCACGGCACCCAGAAGGAGGAGATCCCAGacgaggagctggaggagctggaggacatgGATGAGATCGACCACGCTGAACGGGAGCTTCGCCGAGGCCAGATCCTCTGGTTCCGAGGCCTCAATCGCATCCAGACTCAG atCCGGGTGGTGAATGCATTCCGCAGCTCCATCTCCCTCTATGAGGGGCTGGAGAAGCCCGAGTCGCGAACATCAATCCACAACTTCATGACCCACCCCGAATTTCGGATAGAGGACTCTGAGCCCCATATTCCCCTCATAGACGACACTGACGCAGAGGACGACGCTCCCACCAAGCGCAACTCCGCAAGCCCCCGCAACACCACGCCCACGCCACCTTCGCCCTCGCCCGCCACCACTGCCGCCCCCACCACGCCGGTCTCCCCCTCCCCAAACCAGAACAATAACGCTGTGGAGAGCAGTAACCACCTCCTCCCAGAGGGCCCAAAATCAGGAACCCCCTCAGCCCCGGGGAGCCCCCTACACAGCCTGGAGACCTCCCTTTGA
- the atp2b1a gene encoding plasma membrane calcium-transporting ATPase 1a isoform X1, protein MANNSYSGVKNSMVEANHDGEFGCTLKELRSLMELRGAEALNKIGESYGDIQGLCSRLKTSPTDGLSGQPADIEKRKTAFGQNFIPPKKPKTFLQLVWEALQDVTLIILEVAAIVSLGLSFYKPPDAKRENCGKAAGGVEDENEAEAGWIEGAAILLSVICVVLVTAFNDWSKEKQFRGLQSRIEQEQKFTVVRGGQVIQIPVAEIVVGDIAQIKYGDLLPADGVLIQGNDLKIDESSLTGESDHVKKTQEKDPMLLSGTHVMEGSGKMVVTAVGVNSQTGIIFTLLGGGEDEDDDEEEKKKEKEEKKKQRKNKKQDGSVENRKKAKAQDGAAMEMQPLNSDEGADAEEKKKANLPKKEKSVLQGKLTKLAVQIGKAGLVMSAITVIILVVLFVVDTFWIQNLSWDKACTPIYIQFFVKFFIIGVTVLVVAVPEGLPLAVTISLAYSVKKMMKDNNLVRHLDACETMGNATAICSDKTGTLTMNRMTVVQAFIAEKHYKKVPEPENIPPSILDILILGIAVNCAYTTKIMPPEKEGGLPRQVGNKTECALLGFSADLKRDYQAIRNEIPEEKLYKVYTFNSVRKSMSTVLKMADGSYRMFSKGASEILLKKCYKILTANGEPKVFRPRDRDDMVKKVIEPMASEGLRTICLGYRDFPASEGEPDWDNENDILSGLTCICVVGIEDPVRPEVPDAIRKCQRAGITVRMVTGDNINTARAIASKCGILQPGDDFLCLEGKEFNRRIRNEKGEIEQERIDKIWPKLRVLARSSPTDKHTLVKGIIDSTVAEQRQVVAVTGDGTNDGPALKKADVGFAMGIAGTDVAKEASDIILTDDNFSSIVKAVMWGRNVYDSISKFLQFQLTVNVVAVIVAFTGACITQDSPLKAVQMLWVNLIMDTFASLALATEPPTEALLLRKPYGRNKPLISRTMMKNILGQGVYQLVIIFSLLFAGEKMFDIDSGRNAPLHAPPSEHYTIVFNTFVMMQLFNEINARKIHGERNVFDGIFNNLIFCSIVFGTFIIQIVIVQFGGKPFSCVALSIDQWLWCTFLGFGSLLWGQVISSIPTSRLKFLKTAGHGTQKEEIPDEELEELEDMDEIDHAERELRRGQILWFRGLNRIQTQMDVVSAFQSGTSFQGALRRQASNSSQQQHDIRVVNAFRSSISLYEGLEKPESRTSIHNFMTHPEFRIEDSEPHIPLIDDTDAEDDAPTKRNSASPRNTTPTPPSPSPATTAAPTTPVSPSPNQNNNAVESSNHLLPEGPKSGTPSAPGSPLHSLETSL, encoded by the exons GTCTAAGTGGACAGCCTGCAGACATTGAGAAGCGGAAAACAGCGTTTGGGCAAAATTTTATACCACCCAAAAAGCCCAAAACTTTCTTACAGTTAGTGTGGGAGGCGCTACAGGATGTCACACTGATTATCCTAGAAGTGGCAGCCATAGTTTCACTAGGCCTTTCTTTTTATAAACCTCCAGATGCCAAAAGAGAGA ACTGTGGAAAGGCTGCTGGGGGTGTGGAGGATGAGAATGAGGCAGAGGCGGGCTGGATCGAGGGAGCCGCAATTCTTCTGTCAGTTATCTGTGTGGTGCTGGTGACAGCGTTCAATGACTGGAGTAAAGAGAAGCAATTTAGGGGCCTCCAGAGCCGCATTGAGCAGGAACAGAAATTTACTGTCGTCCGTGGAGGACAAGTCATCCAAATTCCTGTGGCTGAGATCGTGGTCGGCGACAttgcacaaataaaatatg gtgaccTTTTGCCTGCCGACGGGGTCCTCATCCAAGGCAACGATCTGAAGATTGATGAGAGCTCACTTACAGGGGAGTCGGACCATGTCAAGAAAACGCAAGAAAAAGATCCAATGCTGTTATCAG GCACCCATGTAATGGAAGGCTCAGGGAAAATGGTGGTCACTGCTGTGGGTGTCAACTCTCAAACTGGAATTATCTTCACTTTACTCGGGGGCGGCGAGGATGAAGACGAcgatgaggaggaaaagaaaaaggaaaaggaggagaagaagaaacagagaaaaa ACAAAAAGCAGGATGGATCTGTGGAAAATCGTAAGAAAG CTAAAGCACAGGATGGTGCTGCAATGGAAATGCAGCCTCTGAACAGTGATGAGGGAGCtgatgcagaggagaagaagaaagccaACCTGCCAAAGAAAGAGAAGTCTGTTCTCCAGGGCAAGCTGACCAAACTCGCTGTACAGATTGGCAAAGCAG GACTGGTTATGTCAGCCATCACTGTCATTATCCTGGTGGTGCTGTTTGTAGTAGACACCTTCTGGATCCAGAATCTGTCCTGGGACAAGGCCTGCACACCTATCTACATTCAGTTCTTTGTGAAATTCTTCATCATTGGCGTCACTGTTCTGGTGGTGGCTGTTCCTGAAGGCCTGCCGCTTGCTGTAACAATCTCCCTGGCATATTCTGTTAAG aaaatgatgaaagaCAACAACCTGGTGCGTCACTTGGACGCCTGTGAGACCATGGGCAATGCTACCGCCATCTGCTCTGACAAGACCGGTACCCTCACAATGAACCGCATGACCGTGGTGCAGGCCTTCATCGCTGAAAAGCACTACAAGAAAGTCCCTGAACCAGAGAACATCCCCCCCTCCATTTTAGACATCCTGATTCTGGGCATTGCAGTCAACTGCGCCTACACCACCAAGATCATG CCTCCAGAGAAAGAAGGGGGCCTGCCTCGGCAAGTGGGTAACAAGACCGAATGTGCCTTGCTTGGCTTTTCTGCTGACCTGAAGCGTGACTACCAAGCTATCCGCAACGAGATCCCCgaagaaaaactgtacaaaGTCTACACCTTCAACTCAGTCCGCAAGTCTATGAGCACTGTGTTGAAGATGGCTGATGGCAGCTACCGTATGTTCAGCAAAGGAGCCTCAGAAATTCTCttaaaaaa GTGCTATAAAATCCTGACAGCAAATGGTGAGCCCAAGGTGTTTCGCCCACGGGACAGAGATGACATGGTTAAGAAAGTGATTGAGCCCATGGCCTCAGAGGGCCTGAGGACCATCTGCCTTGGATACAGAGATTTCCCTGCCTCTGAGGGTGAGCCTGACTGGGACAATGAAAATGACATCCTCAGTGGATTGACCTGCATCTGCGTGGTGGGCATTGAagaccctgtgagacctgag GTCCCAGATGCTATCAGGAAATGCCAGCGCGCTGGCATCACAGTGCGAATGGTGACTGGGGACAATATCAACACAGCTCGAGCCATCGCCAGCAAATGTGGCATCCTGCAGCCTGGAGATGACTTCCTCTGCCTGGAGGGCAAAGAGTTCAACCGAAGGATACGCAATGAAAAAGGAGAG ATTGAACAAGAACGCATTGACAAGATCTGGCCCAAACTACGAGTACTGGCTCGCTCGTCacccacagacaaacacaccctAGTGAAAG GTATTATTGACAGCACAGTGGCAGAACAGAGACAAGTAGTGGCAGTGACAGGAGATGGTACAAATGATGGTCCTGCCTTGAAGAAAGCTGATGTTGGCTTTGCCATG GGTATTGCTGGCACAGACGTAGCCAAGGAGGCATCTGACATCATTCTGACTGACGACAACTTTTCTAGCATCGTCAAAGCCGTCATGTGGGGACGCAACGTCTACGACAGCATCTCCAAGTTCCTCCAGTTTCAGCTAACTGTCAACGTGGTGGCTGTCATTGTAGCATTTACAGGAGCCTGCATCACACAG GACTCTCCACTGAAAGCGGTACAGATGTTATGGGTCAACCTGATCATGGACACCTTTGCATCACTAGCTCTGGCCACAGAGCCCCCCACAGAAGCCCTGCTGCTAAGGAAGCCATATGGCCGCAACAAGCCTCTCATTTCCCGTACTATGATGAAGAACATACTTGGGCAGGGAGTGTACCAGCTAGTCATtatattttctctgctttttgctG GtgagaaaatgtttgacatCGACAGTGGCAGGAACGCACCTCTCCATGCCCCGCCTTCTGAACACTACACCATTGTCTTCAATACCTTTGTCATGATGCAGCTTTTCAACGAGATCAATGCTCGTAAGATCCACGGTGAAAGGAACGTCTTCGATGGCATCTTCAACAACCTTATCTTCTGTAGTATTGTCTTTGGTACCTTCATTATCCAG ATTGTCATTGTGCAGTTTGGCGGGAAGCCATTCAGCTGTGTGGCTCTGTCCATCGACCAGTGGCTGTGGTGCACTTTCTTAGGCTTTGGCTCTCTACTATGGGGACAG GTAATCTCTTCGATACCCACCAGCCGCTTAAAATTCTTGAAAACAGCGGGCCACGGCACCCAGAAGGAGGAGATCCCAGacgaggagctggaggagctggaggacatgGATGAGATCGACCACGCTGAACGGGAGCTTCGCCGAGGCCAGATCCTCTGGTTCCGAGGCCTCAATCGCATCCAGACTCAG ATGGATGTAGTGAGTGCGTTCCAGAGTGGAACTTCCTTTCAGGGGGCTCTAAGGCGGCAGGCCTCCAACTCCAGCCAACAACAGCACGAT atCCGGGTGGTGAATGCATTCCGCAGCTCCATCTCCCTCTATGAGGGGCTGGAGAAGCCCGAGTCGCGAACATCAATCCACAACTTCATGACCCACCCCGAATTTCGGATAGAGGACTCTGAGCCCCATATTCCCCTCATAGACGACACTGACGCAGAGGACGACGCTCCCACCAAGCGCAACTCCGCAAGCCCCCGCAACACCACGCCCACGCCACCTTCGCCCTCGCCCGCCACCACTGCCGCCCCCACCACGCCGGTCTCCCCCTCCCCAAACCAGAACAATAACGCTGTGGAGAGCAGTAACCACCTCCTCCCAGAGGGCCCAAAATCAGGAACCCCCTCAGCCCCGGGGAGCCCCCTACACAGCCTGGAGACCTCCCTTTGA
- the mest gene encoding mesoderm-specific transcript homolog protein isoform X2: protein MREWWIHVGLICIPLVAVYLHIPPPQLSPALQKWHNAGEVFTFRGRNIFYRDSYGALGSSDIVILLHGFPTSSYDWNKIWEPLTQRFNRVIALDFLGFGFSDKPRPHRYSIFEQASVVEALVAHLGLSNQRVNLVSHDYGDTVALELLYRSDQNRTGHLTFNSLCLSNGGIFPETHHPRLLQTLLKDSSFLSPLLMRLTNYMIFQKGIGEVFGPYTQPTDAEFWDMWTGLRYNDGNLVLDSVLQYINQRLKHRERWVGALTSTFIPLHMIYGPLDPVNPHPQFIRLYLSSLTNSSRTHIAV, encoded by the exons ATGAGAGAGTGGTGGATTCATGTGGGTCTGATCTGCATCCCGCTGGTCGCCGTCTACCTGCACATCCCGCCCCCTCAGCTCTCACCTGCCCTGCAGAAGTGGCACAATGCCGGGGAGGTCTTCACCTTCAGAGGCAGGAATATCTTCTACAGAG ACTCCTATGGGGCTTTGGGAAGCTCCGACATAGTCATCCTGCTCCACGGCTTCCCCACCTCCAGCTACGACTGGAACAAG ATTTGGGAGCCACTCACGCAGCGCTTCAATCGAGTCATTGCACTGGATTTCCTGGGGTTTGGCTTCAGTGACAAGCCG CGACCGCACAGGTACTCCATCTTCGAGCAGGCAAGTGTGGTGGAGGCTCTGGTGGCCCACTTGGGTCTGAGCAACCAGCGAGTCAACCTGGTGTCCCATGACTATGGAGACACCGTGGCCCTGGAGCTTCTctatag GAGTGACCAAAACCGCACCGGTCACCTGACCTTTAACAGCCTGTGTCTTTCTAACGGAG GAATATTCCCAGAAACGCACCACCCACGGCTGCTGCAGACG CTTCTGAAGGACTCcagttttctgtctcctttgctGATGCGTCTTACCAACTACATGATCTTCCAAAAGGG GATAGGAGAAGTGTTCGGTCCGTACACGCAGCCCACAGACGCTGAATTCTGGGACATGTGGACGGGTTTACGCTACAATGATGGCAACCTAGTGttggacag cgTTCTCCAGTACATCAACcagagactgaaacacagagagcgATGGGTGGGCGCGCTCACTTCCACCTTCATCCCAC tgcacATGATCTATGGACCTCTGGACCCCGTCAACCCTCATCCGCAGTTCATCCGTCTTTACCT GTCGTCTCTGACAAATAGCAGCCGAACACATATTGCCGTGTGA